A region from the Triticum urartu cultivar G1812 chromosome 1, Tu2.1, whole genome shotgun sequence genome encodes:
- the LOC125537364 gene encoding O-methyltransferase ZRP4-like: MALTGQSTDDQAVLDAEHELWATTFSYIKSMALKSALDLRLADAIHHHGGAATLPQIVARVAVHPSKVLCLRRLMRTLTVSGVFSVVQQEDVVVPAAPVNNGTCNGAVAAEPLYALTPVSRLLIGSQSSGSIMAFVLSPVLVAPFLGIGAWFQHALPDPCLFEQAHGEALWEMSGHDAALDALINSAMVSDSRFIVDIAVRESGDVFRGISSLVDVGGGLGAAAQVISEAFPHLQCSVLELEHVVSKAPAGTCVKYVAGDMFESVPPADAVFLKSVLHDWDDEKCVKILKTCRKAIPPREAGGKVIIIDIVVGADKKHGEVHALLDLYIMFINGVERDEQEWSKIFLEAGFSGYKIIPVLGFRSIIEVYP; encoded by the exons ATGGCGCTCACCGGCCAGAGCACCGACGACCAGGCCGTGCTGGACGCCGAGCACGAGCTCTGGGCAACCACATTCTCCTACATCAAGTCCATGGCGCTCAAGTCGGCCCTGGACCTCCGCCTCGCCGACGCCATCCACCACCACGGCGGCGCCGCCACCCTCCCCCAGATAGTCGCCAGGGTCGCGGTGCACCCGTCCAAGGTCCTCTGCCTGCGCCGCCTCATGCGCACGCTCACCGTCTCGGGCGTCTTCAGCGTCGTCCAGCAGGAGGACGTCGTCGTCCCGGCTGCCCCCGTGAACAACGGCACCTGCAACGGCGCCGTCGCTGCCGAGCCCTTGTACGCTCTCACGCCGGTGTCCCGCCTCCTCATCGGCTCGCAGAGCTCGGGTTCCATCATGGCCTTCGTGCTCAGCCCCGTCCTCGTCGCCCCCTTCCTCGGGATCGGCGCGTGGTTCCAGCACGCGCTGCCGGACCCCTGCCTCTTCGAGCAGGCGCACGGCGAGGCGCTGTGGGAGATGTCCGGGCACGACGCGGCGCTGGACGCGCTGATCAACAGCGCCATGGTCTCGGACAGCCGCTTCATCGTGGACATCGCCGTCAGGGAGAGCGGCGACGTTTTCCGGGGGATAAGCTCCCTGGTCGACGTGGGCGGTGGCCTCGGCGCGGCGGCCCAAGTCATCTCGGAGGCGTTCCCGCACCTGCAGTGCAGCGTGCTGGAGCTCGAGCACGTCGTCAGCAAGGCGCCCGCCGGCACCTGCGTCAAGTACGTTGCCGGCGACATGTTCGAGAGCGTTCCACCGGCAGACGCCGTCTTCCTCAAG TCGGTTCTTCATGACTGGGACGACGAGAAGTGCGTCAAAATACTGAAGACTTGCAGAAAGGCCATTCCTCCAAGAGAGGCGGGAGGGAAGGTGATAATCATCGATATAGTGGTCGGAGCAGACAAGAAGCACGGGGAGGTGCATGCGTTGCTCGATCTGTACATTATGTTTATCAATGGTGTTGAGCGAGATGAGCAAGAGTGGAGCAAGATCTTCCTAGAAGCTGGGTTTAGCGGCTACAAGATTATACCGGTTCTAGGGTTCCGGTCGATCATCGAGGTCTACCCGTGA
- the LOC125537356 gene encoding acetylserotonin O-methyltransferase 1-like codes for MALTGDYKLISTEDMLQGHAELCIHAYGFVKSMALKCAIELGIPGAIHGNGGGATLGELATIIALPPSRLPRLRRLMRVLTVSGVFSVQHQQPDDSAGCAIVVYGLTSASRLLAGDGEASSGLSRLVSLMVDPNLTAPFSGMSAWFMDDEQPRSFFEMHHGEDMWDMAAREAALSRTIGDGMTDDSRFVVEVLLREGRARDVFSGVRSMVDVGGGTGTIAKAIAAAFPHVECSVLDLPHVVAEAPAGGEVRFIEGDMFEHIPPADAVLLKSVMHDWRDDECVKILRRCKEAIPSREAGGKVIIINMVVGFEKSKGNSTKKEEAQALYDLFLMVFEGGEREEHEWEKIFLEAGFSGYSIIPMLGIRSIIEVYP; via the exons atggcgctCACCGGCGACTACAAGCTCATCAGCACCGAGGACATGCTCCAAGGCCACGCCGAGCTCTGCATCCACGCCTACGGCTTCGTCAAGTCCATGGCGCTCAAATGCGCCATAGAGCTCGGCATTCCCGGCGCCATCCACGGCAACGGCGGCGGCGCCACGCTCGGCGAGCTGGCCACCATTATCGCCCTCCCTCCCTCCAGGCTCCCGCGCCTGCGCCGCCTCATGCGCGTGCTCACCGTCTCGGGCGTCTTCTCCGTCCAACACCAGCAGCCGGACGACTCCGCGGGCTGCGCCATCGTCGTCTACGGGCTCACCTCAGCCtcccgcctcctcgccggcgacggTGAGGCGTCGTCCGGACTGTCCCGTCTAGTGTCCCTCATGGTCGACCCGAACCTCACCGCGCCGTTCTCCGGCATGAGCGCGTGGTTCATGGACGACGAGCAGCCGCGCTCCTTCTTCGAGATGCACCACGGCGAGGACATGTGGGATATGGCCGCGCGGGAGGCTGCTCTGAGCAGGACGATAGGCGACGGCATGACCGACGACAGCCGCTTCGTCGTGGAGGTGCTCCTGAGGGAGGGCCGCGCGCGCGACGTCTTCTCCGGGGTGCGCTCGATGGTCGACGTCGGCGGCGGCACCGGCACCATCGCAAAGGCCATCGCGGCAGCTTTCCCGCACGTTGAGTGCAGCGTCCTGGATCTCCCACACGTCGTCGCGGAGGCCCCCGCCGGCGGAGAGGTGCGATTCATCGAGGGCGATATGTTCGAGCACATTCCCCCGGCCGACGCTGTTCTGCTCAAG TCAGTGATGCACGATTGGCgtgacgacgagtgcgtcaagaTACTACGAAGGTGCAAAGAGGCAATCCCTTCCAGAGAAGCTGGAGGGAAGGTGATAATCATAAACATGGTGGTTGGTTTTGAAAAGTCGAAGGGTAATAGTACTAAAAAGGAGGAGGCACAAGCATTGTACGATCTCTTCCTCATGGTTTTTGAGGGAGGTGAACGAGAAGAGCATGAGTGGGAGAAGATCTTCTTGGAAGCCGGATTCAGTGGCTACAGTATCATACCTATGCTAGGAATTAGGTCCATCATCGAGGTCTATCCTTAA